One genomic region from Lates calcarifer isolate ASB-BC8 linkage group LG10, TLL_Latcal_v3, whole genome shotgun sequence encodes:
- the itga11b gene encoding LOW QUALITY PROTEIN: integrin alpha-11 (The sequence of the model RefSeq protein was modified relative to this genomic sequence to represent the inferred CDS: deleted 2 bases in 2 codons), giving the protein MDYYYHLLLLWTCSLLPDLQLCFNFDTKNFKIFAGSKETQFGYTVQQHEAGGRQWLLVGSPFESTGKQQTGDVYRCPLDNRNSVNCSRLNLGKLSLDNVSERKDKMRLGMTLTSNPKDNSFVTCGPLWSHECGSSLYSTGICSRVSRNFRLSHTIAPALQRCETFMDIVIVLDGSNSIYPWYEVQDFLINILHKFYIGPGQTQVGVVQYGSTVVHEFSLGEYETVEEVVEAARSIHQRGGEETRTALGINVARSEAFKRGGRPGAQKVMIVITDGESHDSPQLVQAVGDSERDNITMYAIAVLGYYNRRGINPEAFLKEIKFIASDPDEKHFFNVTDESALKDIVDALGERIFTLEGTSSQGRGFGLQMAQAGFSSHLVKDGILLGAVGAYDWNGAVLKETKHGKVVPPKFSYKDEFPEELKNHGAYLGYSVGSLVSSRGSQLYVAGAPRFNHTGKVIVFTLKNTGNLTILHALLGEQIGSYFGSELLSMDIDGDGQTDILLVAAPMYYSQGWERGKVYIYSVTPQTRFVLQGALEVSDRSQNSRLGSALAQIPDMNGDGFRELVIGAPLEDDHQGAVYVFYGQDKTIQRQYRQHLSAAGFSAGLQYFGQSLHGVLDINGDGLVDLAVGALGAAVIIWSRGVVRIQAKLTFEPEKVNIFNKDCRRGGKEVTCMSVIVCLSLDSRTKTKTKTRTDVAVWYSLVLDERRFPPRAVLDESDRQQPRTLFLQTGSQSCQRLGFSVQETPDYGRPIVVFLETGMQNLDEGPVLDPDWPSTLRAELPFWNGCEQEDTCVPDLILHSQTDLMNVQQFCSSRDRAAWSLCSHQEVSLGSVSVVETGRRRMVVYARLENQGENAYGTSIDISTSTNLVFSSLIVKDQSDIQIECFAEDRLASQRFCNLSAPFLKSLSQVSFRLEFEFSRSVFLDHLQVVMGTTSDGEDGYPDDNINDILLPLKYQTDLLFTRDPNPPRFEIKEDSFSSSSSSWDQSDSSSPTFNLTYYIQNLGIFSVHDLLFRADVWAVTRRGNQLVNITDYSIEQVAGSHCTLPQLRTTSQVTAEDLSQLSQLNHSNSESMAVQCRLNLPASREVKVMLRGQLQLPALLAVSFKSLEILTAASIQLDASSPMFLQEDRPVRRIILELRKEEEYTVPFWIILGSSLGGLLLLALLVLALWKLGFFNRRRRQEEEEQPVANGKAAEEL; this is encoded by the exons atggattattattatcaccttctgctgctgtggacctGCAGTCTGCTGCCAG aTCTTCAGCTCTGTTTCAACTTTGACACGAAGAACTTCAAGATCTTCGCCGGTTCTAAAGAAACCCAGTTTGGATACACAGTCCAGCAACATGAGGCAGGAGGACGCCAGTG GTTGCTGGTTGGATCTCCCTTTGAATCCACAGGGAAACAACAGACTGGAGATGTGTACAGATGTCCGCTGGATAACAGAAACTCTGTCAACTGCAGCCGACTCAACCTGG ggAAGCTTTCTTTGGACAACGTGTCCGAGAGGAAAGACAAGATGAGGCTGGGTATGACGCTGACCTCCAACCCTAAAGACAACAGCTTTGTG ACCTGTGGACCA CTCTGGTCTCATGAATGTGGAAGCTCCCTGTACAGCACAGGAATCTGCTCCAGAGTCAGTCGAAACTTCAGACTGTCCCACACCATCGCACCCGCCCTGCAGA GATGTGAGACGTTCATGGACATCGTGATCGTTCTGGATGGTTCTAACTCCATCTACCCCTGGTACGAGGTCCAGGACTTCCTCATCAACATCCTGCACAAGTTCTACATTGGCCCAGGTCAGACGCAG GTTGGTGTGGTTCAGTACGGCTCCACGGTGGTTCATGAGTTCAGTCTGGGTGAGTACGAGACGGTGGAAGAGGTGGTGGAGGCCGCCAGGAGCATCCACCAGAGGGGTGGAGAGGAGACGAGGACAGCACTGGGCATCAACGTGGCGAG GTCGGAGGCGTTCAAGCGTGGTGGCCGCCCTGGCGCTCAGAAAGTGATGATTGTGATCACAGATGGTGAATCTCATGACAGTCCTCAGCTGGTGCAGGCCGTTGGTGACAGCGAGAGAGACAACATCACCATGTACGCCATTGCT GTTCTGGGTTATTACAACCGTCGGGGAATCAATCCTGAAGCCTTTCTGAAAGAAATCAAGTTCATTGCCAGTGATCCAGATGAGAAACACTTCTTCAATGTGACGGATGAGTCGGCACTGAAAGACATTGTGGATGCTCTGGGGGAGAGGATTTTCACTTTGGAAG GAACCAGCAGTCAGGGTCGAGGGTTCGGCCTGCAGATGGCTCAGGCTGGTTTCTCCTCACATTTAGTTAAA GATGGTATTCTGCTCGGAGCGGTCGGCGCCTACGACTGGAACGGTGCAGTGCTGAAGGAAACTAAACATGGAAAAGTTGTTCCTCCAAAATTCTCCTATAAGGACGAGTTTCCAGAGGAACTGAAGAACCATGGAGCCTATCTAG GTTACTCGGTGGGTTCACTCGTTTCGTCTCGTGGCTCACAGCTCTACGTGGCTGGAGCGCCAAGGTTCAACCACACCGGCAAGGTCATCGTCTTCACTCTTAAGAACACTGGAAACCTGACCATCCTTCACGCACTGCTGGGAGAGCAg ATTGGGTCATATTTCGGCAGTGAGTTGTTATCGATGGACATAGATGgagatggacagactgacatCCTCCTGGTGGCAGCACCCATGTACTACAGTCAAGgctgggagagagggaaagtttACATCTACTCTGTCACACCACAG ACAAGATTTGTCCTGCAGGGGGCACTGGAGGTGTCCGACCGCTCTCAGAACTCCCGTCTGGGTTCAGCGTTGGCCCAGATACCTGACATGAATGGAGACGGATTCAGGGAGCTTGTAATTGGTGCCCCACTGGAGGATGACCACCAGGGGGCAGTTTATGTCTTTTATGGCCAGGACAAAACCATCCAGCGCCAGTACAGACAG CATCTCTCTGCAGCTGGTTTTTCTGCAGGTCTGCAGTATTTTGGACAAAGTCTTCATGGTGTTCTGGACATTAATGGAGATGGGCTTGTCGATCTTGCAGTGGGAGCACTGGGAGCTGCCGTCATCATCTG GTCTCGTGGTGTGGTGCGGATTCAAGCCAAACTGACCTTTGAACCCGAGAAGGTCAACATCTTCAACAAGGACTGTCGGCGTGGAGGGAAGGAGGTCACCTGCATGTCTGTTATTGTTTGTCTGAGTCTGGACTccaggacaaagacaaagacaaagaccaGGACAGATGTTG CTGTTTGGTATAGCCTGGTGTTGGATGAGAGGCGTTTTCCCCCACGAGCCGTTCTGGACGAATCAGACCGGCAGCAGCCCAGGACTCTGTTTCTGCAGACTGGAAGTCAGAGCTGCCAACGCCTCGGCTTCTCTGTCCAG GAGACACCAGATTATGGACGTCCCATTGTGGTTTTTCTGGAGACAGGGATGCAGAACCTAGATGAAGGGCCAGTGTTGGACCCTGACTGGCCGAGTACCCTGAGGGCAGAG CTTCCCTTCTGGAATGGCTGCGAGCAGGAGGATACCTGTGTTCCCGACCTCATCCTCCACAGTCAAACTGATCTCATGAATGTTCA GCAGTTCTGCAGCTCGAGGGACCGAGCAGCCTGGTCGCTCTGCAGCCATCAGGAGGTGTCGTTGGGCTCAGTGTCTGTAGTGGagactgggaggaggaggatggtggtGTACGCTCGACTGGAGAACCAGGGAGAGAATGCGTACGGAACCTCCATCgacatctccacctccaccaacCTGGTGTTCTCCAGCCTCATTGTCAAG GACCAATCAGATATTCAGATTGAATGCTTCGCTGAGGACAGACTGGCCAGTCAGAGGTTCTGTAACCTTAGTGCTCCATTCCTGAAGTCATTGTCCCAG GTATCTTTCCGTCTGGAGTTTGAGTTCAGCCGCTCTGTCTTCCTGGATCACCTACAGGTTGTCATGGGAACCACCAG CGACGGTGAAGACGGATATCCAGACGACAACATCAACGacatcctcctccctctgaaATACCAAACTGACCTCCTCTTCACCAG AGACCCTAACCCTCCT CGTTTTGAAATCAAAGAAGactccttctcttcttcctcttcatcctgggaccagtcagacagcagctctCCCACCTTCAACCTCACTTATTAC ATCCAGAACCTGGGCATCTTCTCGGTGCATGACCTTCTGTTCAGAGCTGATGTCTGGGCTGTGACCAGGCGGGGAAACCAGCTGGTCAACATCACAGACTACAGCATCGAACAG GTAGCAGGGTCTCACTGCACGCTGCCTCAACTCAGAACAACCAGTCAGGTTACAGCTGAAGACCTGTCTCAGCTGTCACAGCTG aACCATAGTAACAGTGAGAGCATGGCAGTCCAGTGCAGACTGAACCTGCCGGCCTCCAGAGAGGTGAAGGTGATGCTCAGAGGACAACTACAACTTCCTGCTCTGCTCGCT GTGAGCTTCAAGTCTCTGGAGATACTGACTGCTGCCTCCATCCAGCTGGACGCCTCCAGTCCCATGTTCCTCCAGGAGGACAGGCCTGTCAGACGG atAATCCTGGagctgaggaaggaggaggaataCACCGTCCCCTTCTGGATCATACTGGGCAGCTCACTGGGAGGTCTGCTGCTACTGGCCTTACTGGTGCTGGCTTTGTGGAAG cTCGGCTTCTTCAACAGACggaggagacaggaagaggaggaacagcCTGTAGCCAATGGGAAGGCGGCAGAGGAGCTATAA